CAGGAAGGTGGTCCGGGAAATTTCCGGTCTGATCCCCCAAGGGTCCGTATCTGTAGAAGTCTACGCCGATCCTTTGACCACGGCCGGGGAGATGCTTAAACAGGGTCTGGAGATGTTTTCCTGGATTCCCAACGCCCATATTAAATTTCCCACTTCCCACGAAGGTTTGAAGGCCGCCGAACAGGCGGTTGGTCTTGGTCTCCGGGTCAACCTGACCCTCTGTTTTTCCCAGGAACAGGCCGCGGCCGTCTATGCCGCCACCAGGGGAGCAAAAAAAGGGGCTGTTTTTGTTTCTCCTTTCGTAGGGCGTCTGGATGACCGGGGCGAAAACGGTCTGGACCTGATCGCCCATATTCTTCGCATGTATTGGAAAGGAGACGGCCATGTGGAGGTCCTGACCGCCAGCGTCAGGCATCTCGATCATCTGCTCTATGCCCTGAAATTAGGCTCGGATATCATCACCGCACCCTTTGAAATCCTGAAACAGTGGGCGGAAAAAGGGCTGCCTTTGCCGGATGAGACCTATTGCTACCCGTCCCCGGGCTTGAAAGAGATCCCCTACCAGGAGATCGATCTGAATAAAGACTGGACGGCTTATAACCTGACCCATGACCTGACGGACAAGGGGATGGAGCGTTTTTCAGCGGACTGGAACGGATTAATAAAGGTATAAGGTGCAAGGCGCAGGGTACAAGGTTAAAACAAAAACCAAATATCTTTTTTAGTAGCCCTGCGCCTTGAGCCTTGAGCCTTGAGCCTTAGGGAGCGACAAAACATGAGAATATCGAATTTCGAATATCGAATAATGAATATCGAAGGAAGTGAAAACCAAATCCATAACCTCATTTTTGTGTTAACACACATTCTCCTGCGGGGAACCAAAAAAAACATGCAAACAGGTTTTTCTAAACTCCGAACTCCGAACTCCGAACTCCGAACACTTTTTTTATGCAGCCATTAGTTACCAGCCAAACCTTATCTCCCTGGGAACCGGGCCTGACGGCCCTTTTCCTGTACGGCCTGATGATACTGGTTTTAATCGCCCTCCTCCTGTTCCTGGCTGTCTGGCTCGGTGAAAAAAAAATCAGCCCGGAAAAGAAACGGGCCTACGAATGCGGCATCATCCCAAGCGGCCCGGTCCGGTTGGCCTTTCCCCTCCCTTTTTATCTGGTGGCTGTATTCTTTCTGATTTTCGATGTGGAAGCCCTTTTCATCTTTGCCTGGGCCATAGCGGCCTTTGATCTGGGCTGGCCCGGCTGGTTGCAGATCGTCTTTTTTATTATTCTTTTGTTAGCCGGTCTGATCTATATCTGGAAAAAAAAGGGGCTTTCCTGGGTAGAGCATTTTGAAAAAATTTGATCAGCTCAAAAATAAAAGCCTGGACCGGTTGGATCTGCTGATCAACTGGGCCCGGAAATTCAGCCTCTGGCCTTCCTTTTTCGGATTGTCCTGCTGTTTTATCGAGGAGTCGGCCGCTTTGACCCCCCGTTATGATATGGCCCGTTTCGGGGCCGAAGTCCTGCGCGGTTCCCCCCGCCAGTCCGATCTCCTGATTACTTCTGGAACCATCTTTAAAAAAGTGGCCCCCGTCATCCTGCGGCTCTATGAACAGATGCCTGAACCCAAATGGGTCATCTCCATGGGGTCCTGCAGCAATTGCGGCGGCATGTATGATTGTTATAGCGTGGTCCAGGGCATTGATCAAATCCTGCCGGTTGACGTCTACATACCCGGCTGCCCGCCCCGTCCGGAAGCGGTGTTGGAAGGTTTGATTCTGCTGCAGAAAAAGATCCATTCCGAAAAACCCAGTCGTTCCATCCTCCATTTAGCCGGAGGAACCCAGGGGTCTCAAAAACCGGTCTTAATCGACGGGCAGACCAAGTCCAGGGATCCCCGGGGCCCGGGGTTTGAAGGGGTCCCCATCCGGGGCGATTCCGTCACCCCGCCCCGCTTTTGGGATAGCCGCTCCGATCTGATGTGGACCCCGCCGGCCGGCCGGATCGAAGTAAAAGAGCGGGACCGATCCTTGGGCGCAGTGCTCCAGGATCGATTCGGGCCGGTCCTCCGGCCAATCCCGTACCCTTCGGATATGTTGACCTTCCAGGTCGCCGAAGAAGGGATCAAAGAAGTCCTGCGTTTTTTGAAAACCGAATCCAGCCCCAGATTCCTGCGGATGGATGACCTGACCGCAGTCGATGAATCGGCCCGTCGAGACCGGGGAGATTATGGGATCTATAACGGTACAGTCGGCAAAGAGATCGACCGGGATAACCCCCCCTATCCAAACCAACCGCCCTACCCGGACTATAGCCTGGTTTACCATTTGCTTTCTTTTGCGCCGGCCGGCCGCCTGCGCCTGAAGGTGGCCTTGCACGGCAAGGACCCGATCGCTCCAAGCATCACCGATATCTGGCCGTCGGCCGACTGGTACGAGCGGGAAGTCTATGATCTGTTCGGAATCCGTTTCCAGGGCCACCCGGACCTGCGCCGGATCCTTCTGCCGGACGACTGGGAGGGGCACCCCCTCCGGAAAGAATATCCCGGCCGGGCCACCGAGATGCCTCCCTATACCCGGGCCGATGCCCAAAACCACCAGCCCCTCGATGCCGGTCTGATTCTTCGAAAAAAGGAAGGAAAGGATCAGGGACTTCTGCTGAATATGGGACCCCACCATGTGGGCACCCATGGTCTGATGCGTTTTGTCCTGGACCTGGAAGGGGAAAAGATCTCCGACATGGCTATGGATATCGGCTATCACCATCGGTCGGTGGAGAAGATCGGTGAGCGCCAGTCCTGGCATCAATTCATACCTTATACCGACCGGGTGGACTATCTTTCCGGTGTCTATAATAATCTGGCTTATCTGAATTCGGTGGAGACCCTGGCTGGAATAGAGGTCCCGGAAAGGGCCCAGTTTATCCGGGTTCTGTTAGGGGAATTTTTCCGTTTAAGCAACCACCTCGTCTGGTTCGGCACATTCCTGCAGGACGTGGGCGCCATCGGACCGGTCTTTTATACCTTTCGGGAACGTGAAAAAATTATGGATATTGTCGAGCATATCACCGGCGGCCGGCTCCATCCCTCCTGGTTCCGTCTGGGAGGAGTGGCCGACGACCTCCCGGAGGGCTGGAAAGAACCGATTGATACCTTTGTGCGGATCTTCCCGGAACGGCTCAGGGAGTATGAGGCCCTGGCCACCCGAAACCCTATTTTTGAGGCCCGGACCAGGGGGATCGGCCGGCTCACCCTGGAAGAGGCCATGGAATGGGGGGTCACCGGCCCTAATCTGCGGGCCAGTGGTCTCAACTGGGATTTGCGCAAGCAGTTTCCCTATTCTTCGTATGAGCGCTTTGACTTTGATATCCCCTACGAAAAGGAAGGGGACTGCTACGCCCGTTACCTGGTCCGGGTCGAGGAAATGCGTCAGAGCCTGCGGATCATCGAACAGGCCGCCGCCAGGATGCCGGCCGGCCGTTATTGCAGCGCGGATTATCGTTATACAGTTCCTGAGAAAAGGGACACCCTGAAGGACATCGAAACGCTGATTCACCATTTTATAAACGTCACCCGGGGGCCGAAGATTCCCAAAGGTGAAGCCTACACGGCGGTTGAGGCCCCCCGTGGAGAGCAGGGTTATTATGTGGTCAGCGACGGCCTGCATATAGCTTACCGGATGCGCATCCGGACCCCGGGTTTTGCCAATCTGCAGGCCATGCCTTTAATGGCCCGGGGCCACTTGTTGGCCGATCTGCTGGCTGTCATCGGTTCCATCGATTATATTTTGCCGGATATTGACCGGTAGGTCCGATTTTGGAATGCGGATTTCAGATTTCGGAATTCAAAAACCCATTTTCATGGTACGTGGTGCCCGGAAGCATGAAGTGTTTTCCTTTGAGCTTTGAGCTGAAAAAGAGATTATCCTATGTTGCCTGAAGAGACTCTTGATGTGCTTCGTCAAAAAATAACCATCACCGATCACCCCCGTGAACTGGCGGTGGAGGTGATGTTCGCCCTTCAAAAACATTATGGTTACCTGAACGATGAAGCGGTTCAGGAGGGGGCCGGTCTCCTTAACCTGAGCCCTCTGGAAATAGAGGAACTGGCCACCTTTTATGATTTCATCTACCGCCGGCCGGTAGGGAAATATTGCATCCATGTTTGCGACGGCACCGTTTGCTGGATGTTCAATCACCAGTCGGTTTTGGATTATATCAGCCAAAAATTAGACATTCCCCTGGGAGGCACAACCGAAGACGGCTGTTTTACCTTGCTTCCGGTCGGCTGCATCGGCTATTGCGATCAGGCCCCGGCCATGCTGATCAACGGAAATCTTTATGGTCCCCTGACTCCGGAAGCTATCGATGCCGTCCTTAAGGAATTAAGGGATAAGCAACCGCCTCAAAAAGAAGATCGATAATGGCTTCCCAACAACCATTGATCCTGCAAAAGCCATTGGACCAGACCCTCTCCCTGAAGGAATACCGACGGCTGGGAGGTTATGAGGCTTTGAACAAGGTCCTTAAAGCGTATACACCCCAACAGGTTGTTCAGACCGTTATGGATTCAGGGCTTCGTGGTCTGGGCGGAGCCGGCTTTCCCACCGGTCGCAAATGGTCCTTCATTAAAAAAGAGGCCCCTTTCCCGCGATATATCATCGCCAATACCGACGAAATGGAACCGGGCACCTATAAAGACCGTCTCTTGATCCAGCACAATCCCCAGGCCCTGATTGAAGGGCTGATCATCGGAGGGTTTGCGGCTTCGGCCGAAAAGGGATACATCTTTATCCGTCCGGCTTATGAACAGGGTGCCCGAATCCTGGAAAAGGCCCTGGAGGAGGCCAGACAGGCCGGGTTGCTGGGGAAAAATATCCTGGGGAGCAGCTATAGCCTTGACCTGGTCCTTCACCGCAGTGCCGGCCGTTATATTTGCGGCGAGGCCAAAGGGCTGGTCCATGCCCTGGAGGGGAAAAGGCCTCATCCCAATATCGAAGGGCATCTGGCCGGAGAAGGCCTCTGGGGTCAGCCGACCATCGTTAATAATACCGAGACCCTGAGCTATGTGCCTTCTATCCTGAATAACGGCCCGGAGTGGTTTCAAAACCTGGCCCGGAGCAATACCGCCGCCGGGCACAAGATCTACAGCGTCAGCGGCCGGGTCCGCCGGCCCGGTTGTGTTGAACTCCCTTTTGGTACGCCTTTGTGCGAAATCATCGAGGACCAGGCCGGGGGGATGCAGCCGGGGTATGAATATAAGACCTGTTTACCCGGGGGAGCTTCCACCCGCTTCCTGCCCAAACAACATTACGCTATTGAAATGGATTTTGATTCCCTGGCCCGGTTAGGCCATGGTCATCGCTTCGGCACCGGGAGCATCATCGTCTTCGATCATAAAACCTGCCTGGTGGGAGCGGCTTTGAATTTAATCCAATTTTTTGCCCGGGAATCCTGCGGCTTTTGCACCCCTTGCCGCGAAGGGCTGCCTTATCTCCGGGACCTGCTCCGGCGTATTGAAGAAGGCGATGGAAAGGATGAAGACCTTCCCGCCCTGAAAAGCATGGCCGGCCACCTGTCTCATGCCTATTGCGCCTTTGCTCCGGGAGCGGCGGCACCGGTATTGAGCCTGGTGGAAGATTTTCGTGAAGAGATTCAGGAGCACATTGCCCAGAAGGGGTGTCCGTTTAGACAGGATTTTCAGGATGGACAGGAAAATTCTCATTAATAAAAAATGAAGTTTCAAGATGCAAGAGTCAAGTTTCAAGTGTGAAAAACCTTGGACCTTTCATCGATTTTCATGCATCGTGGCGGACCAGCGGGCCATGGGGGTTTAGTACAAGCATGCGAATTTCGAATCATAAATGGATTTATTTTTACCTTCCTTCGACATTCATTATTCGTTATTCGATATTCGATATTGAGTGTTTTCATGCTTCGCCGGTGCCTGCTGGGACACGGGAGTCTAACCAGCCATGCCTAAGCTAATCATCGACACCCTGAAAATAGAGGTCCCCAAGGGGACCAAGGTCATCGAGGCCGCCGCCCGGTTGGGGATTATTATCCCCCGCTTCTGTTACCATCCCAGCCTGGGCTCTCTCGGGGCCTGCCGGATGTGCGCGGTCAAGTTTTTGGAAGGCCCGGTCAAAGGGATCGCCATGAGCTGCATGGAGCAGGTCCGGGATGGCATGGTGGTCTCCACCATGGATGAAGAAGTAAGGGATTTTCGCCGTCAGGTCATCGAATGGCTGATGATGAACCACCCCCATGACTGCCCGGTCTGTGATGAAGGGGGGCATTGTCTCCTCCAGGACCTGACCGTTGCCGGGGGACATGGGATCAGGCGTTTTGCCGGAAAGAAGCGCACCTATCTGGATCAGGAACTGGGGGCTTTTATCCGGCATGAAATGAACCGCTGCATCCACTGTTTCCGCTGCCGCCGATTTTACCAGGATTTTGCCGGCTACCTGGATTTCGGGGCCCTGCAAATCGGAAGCCGTATGTTTTTCGGCCGGCAGAGCGATGGTCCTTTGGAGAACCCCTTTTCCGGAAATATCATCGACCTCTGCCCTACCGGAGTCCTGACCGATAAACCCTCCCGTTATAAAGGCAGGCGCTGGGATTATGAAAGAAGCCCTGCCCTCTGCATCCACTGTTCCCTGGGCTGCCGGCTGGTGGCCAGCGCCCGTTACCGGGAAGTGATCCGGATGGAAGCCGGTTTCAGCCGGGCCGTCAACGGTTACTTTATCTGCGACCGGGGCCGCTACGGTTTTTCTTATAACAACCTCCAGGAGAGGCCTCGCCGGGCCAGGATCGGACAGGAGGAAGTCCCTCTGGATCAGGCCCTCCGGGCCGCGGCGGAAAGAATTTCCCAAATAACCCACCAGTTCGGTAAAGGAGCCGTCGGCTGTCTGGGATCGGCTCGAAGCAGTCTGGAAACCCAGGGCCTGATAAAAAGCCTTTGTCAACAACAAAGATGGATGGCCCCCAACTACCTGGCGGATCCCTTCAGGGAGGGGAAGGTGAAAAGGGCCGTGGCCGGACTCGATGGGCGGCTGGCGGTTTCCCTGAGGGAGATCGAGCAATCTGATTTTGTTCTGCTGGTCGGGGCTGATCCGGTGAATGAAGCCCCCATGTTGACCCTGGCCTTGAGACAGGCCTTTCGAAAAGGGGCCGTCATTTATGTTATCGATCCCCGTCCGGTCTTCCTGCCGCTGGACTTTGAGCATCTCCCGGCCCCCCCCGGTGATCTGGATTTTTGGCTTGGTTTCTTGTTAAAAAGGACCATTGCCCGACAGAATGGTGAAAAGACATTGGATGAAGCAGGTGAATTGCATGAGACCCAGGAGGAACCTGCTATCCAGGATTTCGCCTTTCAGGACCGTTTCATAAAAATAGCCGAATTACTCGATAGAAGTGCACGTCCGGTCATCGTCTGCGGTACTGATT
This sequence is a window from Deltaproteobacteria bacterium. Protein-coding genes within it:
- the nuoG gene encoding NADH-quinone oxidoreductase subunit NuoG yields the protein MPKLIIDTLKIEVPKGTKVIEAAARLGIIIPRFCYHPSLGSLGACRMCAVKFLEGPVKGIAMSCMEQVRDGMVVSTMDEEVRDFRRQVIEWLMMNHPHDCPVCDEGGHCLLQDLTVAGGHGIRRFAGKKRTYLDQELGAFIRHEMNRCIHCFRCRRFYQDFAGYLDFGALQIGSRMFFGRQSDGPLENPFSGNIIDLCPTGVLTDKPSRYKGRRWDYERSPALCIHCSLGCRLVASARYREVIRMEAGFSRAVNGYFICDRGRYGFSYNNLQERPRRARIGQEEVPLDQALRAAAERISQITHQFGKGAVGCLGSARSSLETQGLIKSLCQQQRWMAPNYLADPFREGKVKRAVAGLDGRLAVSLREIEQSDFVLLVGADPVNEAPMLTLALRQAFRKGAVIYVIDPRPVFLPLDFEHLPAPPGDLDFWLGFLLKRTIARQNGEKTLDEAGELHETQEEPAIQDFAFQDRFIKIAELLDRSARPVIVCGTDCVRETTPALAADLVLSLQAMGRKAGLFYLLPDANAFGAVLLSSPESSFLKILEAIEIGSLAGLVMVESNPFKLFPDRSRLEQALNSLDFLLVMDYLPSPIGRPADIFLPTQTVFEAGGIYVNQEGRAQWASPVYRGGLPIEQINNGNHPPHLFREDIPGGEPRPAWQLLMELAHLLSPEQDLSIKTLWTELARGNPVFSRLEELKGPGDEIRIIPEQVEEESFLITGPGNRMKTECAHGDVELLPVEWTLATEELSSYSDPIRETMKKPCLMMQSEMGKRLGIQNRDRVTLSLDGGPLEIEVELKDPMAAGIIVLPRHIDLDWQKMGVHPQWISFEGIKKKKDLDIETI
- the nuoD gene encoding NADH dehydrogenase (quinone) subunit D is translated as MKKFDQLKNKSLDRLDLLINWARKFSLWPSFFGLSCCFIEESAALTPRYDMARFGAEVLRGSPRQSDLLITSGTIFKKVAPVILRLYEQMPEPKWVISMGSCSNCGGMYDCYSVVQGIDQILPVDVYIPGCPPRPEAVLEGLILLQKKIHSEKPSRSILHLAGGTQGSQKPVLIDGQTKSRDPRGPGFEGVPIRGDSVTPPRFWDSRSDLMWTPPAGRIEVKERDRSLGAVLQDRFGPVLRPIPYPSDMLTFQVAEEGIKEVLRFLKTESSPRFLRMDDLTAVDESARRDRGDYGIYNGTVGKEIDRDNPPYPNQPPYPDYSLVYHLLSFAPAGRLRLKVALHGKDPIAPSITDIWPSADWYEREVYDLFGIRFQGHPDLRRILLPDDWEGHPLRKEYPGRATEMPPYTRADAQNHQPLDAGLILRKKEGKDQGLLLNMGPHHVGTHGLMRFVLDLEGEKISDMAMDIGYHHRSVEKIGERQSWHQFIPYTDRVDYLSGVYNNLAYLNSVETLAGIEVPERAQFIRVLLGEFFRLSNHLVWFGTFLQDVGAIGPVFYTFREREKIMDIVEHITGGRLHPSWFRLGGVADDLPEGWKEPIDTFVRIFPERLREYEALATRNPIFEARTRGIGRLTLEEAMEWGVTGPNLRASGLNWDLRKQFPYSSYERFDFDIPYEKEGDCYARYLVRVEEMRQSLRIIEQAAARMPAGRYCSADYRYTVPEKRDTLKDIETLIHHFINVTRGPKIPKGEAYTAVEAPRGEQGYYVVSDGLHIAYRMRIRTPGFANLQAMPLMARGHLLADLLAVIGSIDYILPDIDR
- a CDS encoding NADH-quinone oxidoreductase subunit A, with amino-acid sequence MQPLVTSQTLSPWEPGLTALFLYGLMILVLIALLLFLAVWLGEKKISPEKKRAYECGIIPSGPVRLAFPLPFYLVAVFFLIFDVEALFIFAWAIAAFDLGWPGWLQIVFFIILLLAGLIYIWKKKGLSWVEHFEKI
- a CDS encoding transaldolase, with the protein product RKVVREISGLIPQGSVSVEVYADPLTTAGEMLKQGLEMFSWIPNAHIKFPTSHEGLKAAEQAVGLGLRVNLTLCFSQEQAAAVYAATRGAKKGAVFVSPFVGRLDDRGENGLDLIAHILRMYWKGDGHVEVLTASVRHLDHLLYALKLGSDIITAPFEILKQWAEKGLPLPDETYCYPSPGLKEIPYQEIDLNKDWTAYNLTHDLTDKGMERFSADWNGLIKV
- a CDS encoding SLBB domain-containing protein, which codes for MASQQPLILQKPLDQTLSLKEYRRLGGYEALNKVLKAYTPQQVVQTVMDSGLRGLGGAGFPTGRKWSFIKKEAPFPRYIIANTDEMEPGTYKDRLLIQHNPQALIEGLIIGGFAASAEKGYIFIRPAYEQGARILEKALEEARQAGLLGKNILGSSYSLDLVLHRSAGRYICGEAKGLVHALEGKRPHPNIEGHLAGEGLWGQPTIVNNTETLSYVPSILNNGPEWFQNLARSNTAAGHKIYSVSGRVRRPGCVELPFGTPLCEIIEDQAGGMQPGYEYKTCLPGGASTRFLPKQHYAIEMDFDSLARLGHGHRFGTGSIIVFDHKTCLVGAALNLIQFFARESCGFCTPCREGLPYLRDLLRRIEEGDGKDEDLPALKSMAGHLSHAYCAFAPGAAAPVLSLVEDFREEIQEHIAQKGCPFRQDFQDGQENSH
- the nuoE gene encoding NADH-quinone oxidoreductase subunit NuoE; its protein translation is MLPEETLDVLRQKITITDHPRELAVEVMFALQKHYGYLNDEAVQEGAGLLNLSPLEIEELATFYDFIYRRPVGKYCIHVCDGTVCWMFNHQSVLDYISQKLDIPLGGTTEDGCFTLLPVGCIGYCDQAPAMLINGNLYGPLTPEAIDAVLKELRDKQPPQKEDR